DNA from Phragmites australis chromosome 16, lpPhrAust1.1, whole genome shotgun sequence:
GCCCGAAGAGCCAGAGGAAGATGGGGCAGGAGATGTAGAACACGCGGACGCCGAGCGACCAGAAGTAGAAGCCGCGGTTGAGCGTGTCGGTGACGTACTCGACGGCGCGGGCCGGGCGGCGGTGCGCGTGGAGCGGGACGTTGACGAGGAGGCCCGTGTGGCTGTAGTAGCGGATGGACTGCACGCtgaggaggaaggcggcgagGAAGCAGGCGAGGATGGCGAAGAACTTGATGGTCAGCACGGTCATGTTGTTGGCGCCCACGATGGTGAGCTCGCCCCTGCCTTGGGAGCCAGAGGAGACGAAGAGGCCGTGGGCGACGCCGCTGGCCATGAGGACCGCGACGAGGGAGCTGATCGTGATGGCGACGGAGGCGATCACGGTGGAGGCCATGATGCTGTTGCGCATCGTCTGCACCGCCAGCACCGCGTGCTTCCCGGACGACGACTCctgtatgcatgcatggtgcgTGAGCGTGACCGATCCCGACCGTCCAACTCAATAATCAAAGATGGAAATGAAGTAGCATGCATACACGGACCTCCATGATGAAGCGGACCCAGATGCGGCGGTTGATGGCGTTGATGCCGACGACGGTGGTCTCCGGGCGGCGGCGGATGCGGAGGAGCAGCCAGAGGTGGTAGCCCAGCATCACCGCCAGGCCCAGCGGCACCAGCAGGTAGTCCAGCTGCGTCGTCGTCCAACTCGAACCCATCTGCATATCTGAGAGCTGTAGCTTCGATCAGCTAGCCGGTGCGGTAGATTCGTGCCGTGCATGGACTCGATCGTCTACTACTTATAGAAGAAGATGTGGCGCGTACGTGAGCAATGTGGCCACTGCTACTGATGACTTTTTTAAACGAAGGAAAAATTACATCCACTCTTTGCAAATACCTTCTGGCGTTGCAGTCAATCACGAAGATAAGGCTGCTGAAATCCAACGCCACTTCTTCAACATCCTTAGCCACCCCAACTGATAGCTCAACAACCTTACACTGGGAGGGACTCGGCCTATCGTTCCTTGACCTATCATCCCTAGAGATTTCCTTCTCCAAGAAGGAGGTCTGGGTGGTTATCAAGGCCTTCCCAAGCGACAAGGCACCTATCCCACATGGCTTCACCGGTTGTTTCTATCGGACATGTTGGGGGACATCATGGTCGCAATACACCACTTCTACGCCATGCACAGACGCCACTTTGATCGCATAAAGGGTGTCTTGGTCACCTTGCTACCTAAAAAGGAGGGCCACAATTTGGCAAAACTTATTATCAAAGTTATGTTGTTGCGACTCGCACCGCATCTCAATGATCTAGTTTCAATGGCTCATAGCGTGTTTGTTAAGAAGAAGTGTATCCAAGAGAACTTCCTCTATGTCCAAAATCTAGCTTGGGCACTACACCGCAAGCATCAACCATCCTTACTTTTGAAGCTCGACATATCCAAGGCCTTCGACATGTTAGTGTGGCCCTACATGCTGGATCTCTTACAAGTAAGGGGCTTTGGAGCTAGATGGCGAGAATGGATGTCCATCCTCCTGTCCACATCCTCATTAAGAGTGCTCCTCAATGCTTCCCCAGGGTagtacctcctccaccaccgggGACTTCGACAAGGGGACCCACTCTACCCCTTCTTATTCATCATCACAATTGATCCACTGCAACACCTCTTAGAGCTAGCAACCAACGAAGGCTACCTATCATAGCTCAATCATAGAGCTGCACGCATGAGGCTCTCCTTATACGTCGATGACGCGGCCATCTTCCTAGCGCCCATTAAGGATGAGCTACAGACCACAAGACAAATTATGGACACCTTTGGACAAGCTTCGGGGCTGCACGCAAACCTTGCAAAGAGTTCGGTGGCCGCAATTTGATGTGATAATATTGACATGACACACATCCTTCAACATCTGCAAATCCCACTTGTATCACTACCTTTCAAGTATTTGGGATTGCCTTTGTCCCTACGGAAGCTGTGACATGTTGAGCTCCAACTACTAATTGACCGTGCGGTTGGAAGCCTAGCAGAGTGGAAAGGAAGATTATTCACCCCGCCCTGATGAGTAGTGCTTCTGAAAAGCATCCTCGCAGTGCTGCCCGTATACATCATGACAACACACAGGCTTTCGGTGTCCATCCGCAAGCGCCTTGAGAAAATCATGTGCTCATGGTTATGGGCGGGCACTGAGGAGGCCAGTGGAGCTGCATGGGCCAGAGTCCGCCAGCCGAAGGAACTTGGGGGTCTAGGCGTCCTGAACCTCGAGAATTTGGTCGGCACTTAGACTACGCTAGCTATGGTTCTCTTGGAAGACACCGGATAAGCTATGGGTGGGACTGGAACTACCATGTGATGGCACAAATTTGCAATTGTTCTATACCCTCACAACGGTGATTGTCGGGAAATGGGAACATAGCAGACTTCTGGAGCAGCCCTTGGCTACACGGTTCGGCACCCAAAAACGTAGCACCACAACTATTCTCAAATTTACGACCACATAGCCGAACTATCT
Protein-coding regions in this window:
- the LOC133895779 gene encoding uncharacterized protein LOC133895779 isoform X2, producing the protein MQMGSSWTTTQLDYLLVPLGLAVMLGYHLWLLLRIRRRPETTVVGINAINRRIWVRFIMESSSGKHAVLAVQTMRNSIMASTVIASVAITISSLVAVLMASGVAHGLFVSSGSQGRGELTIVGANNMTVLTIKFFAILACFLAAFLLSVQSIRYYSHTGLLVNVPLHAHRRPARAVEYVTDTLNRGFYFWSLGVRVFYISCPIFLWLFGPIPMCASCVAMVSALYFLDICKEWDKDDGGDDGGGDADGQEGKTAASGRVMPQEVV
- the LOC133895779 gene encoding uncharacterized protein LOC133895779 isoform X1; protein product: MQMGSSWTTTQLDYLLVPLGLAVMLGYHLWLLLRIRRRPETTVVGINAINRRIWVRFIMEESSSGKHAVLAVQTMRNSIMASTVIASVAITISSLVAVLMASGVAHGLFVSSGSQGRGELTIVGANNMTVLTIKFFAILACFLAAFLLSVQSIRYYSHTGLLVNVPLHAHRRPARAVEYVTDTLNRGFYFWSLGVRVFYISCPIFLWLFGPIPMCASCVAMVSALYFLDICKEWDKDDGGDDGGGDADGQEGKTAASGRVMPQEVV